TTAACTTATCCGATGTCTCCGGAGACTGCTGCTAAGTGGGCTCAGCCTCAAGTGGCGGCTCTAGGGCAGTTTGACGGATTGCATCGTGGACATGCCAGCGTCATTACATCCGCTGTGGCCCTAGCCCGTAAACAAGGCGTGCCGGCTGCAGTCCTTACATTTCATCCCCACCCTAAAGATGTTATGGGCAAGGGGGATTATGAAGGGTATTTGACGCCACCCTTGGAAAAACAAGAGATTCTTGCCAGTATGGGTGTCGATATCTTATATGTTATTGAATTTAATGAGCAGCTTTCCCGGGTAAGTCCACAGAATTTTGTCTCTGTTATGCTTTTGCCGCTACATATTGTAACTGCAGTTGTTGGCTTTGACTTTCGTTTTGGTTATCAAGGTGAAGGCGATGTTGAGATGCTTCGCAAGCTAGGTGAAGGTGTTATGAATGTAGAAGTTGCACCTCCTTTTCTTCTTGAAGGTGAGAAGGTCAGCAGCTCTGGTATTCGTAAAAGTCTCCAGAACGGGGATTTAGGACTAGCCAACTCGTGGTTCGGTCGTAGCTATCATCTGCGTGGAACAGTGGGACATGGTGAGAAGAGAGGGCGTACGATTGGATTTCCAACAGCCAATTTGAAGCTTAGTGATCATTTTGTCATTCCTACTAAGGGTGTATATGCGGTCCGAGTCTTTTATAAGGATAAAGTTCTGTATGGAGTTATGAATGTGGGCGTAAAGCCTACTTTTCATGAAGGGGTTTTGACTCCAAGTTTTGAAGTTCATCTTTTTGATTTCGACGGTGATTTGTATGATCAAGAACTCAAGGTAGAATTAGAATCTTACATTCGTCCGGAACGGAAATTCGAGTCCATAGGTGCATTGATCACCCAGATCGGTGAGGATGCAGAAACCGCGAAGAAGATTTTGGGGTACAATCTATAGTCATCTCGGACAAGCCGTTTACTTTTGTTATTGGAGATGCTATACTAATAAACGTTGCTGGCTAACAGCATCATAACCTTAGCTTGGTTGCACGTTCTCACCGACGGTGACGAGGCTAGTGGCGATTATATTGAAGGAGGTGAACAGGATGGCATTAACTCAAGAACGTAAACATCAATTGATCGACGAGCACAAAACTCACGAATCCGATACTGGATCCCCTGAGGTGCAAGTTGCTATCCTAACGGAGAACATCGTTAATTTGACTGACCACTTGCGTACGCACAAGAAAGATCATCACTCCCGTCGTGGATTGTTGAAAATGGTTGGACAACGTCGTAAACTTCTGGCGTATTTGAAAAACAAAGACATCAGACGTTACAGCGCCCTGATCGAAAGACTGGGATTGCGTCGTTAATTTTCCATAAGATAACCCTTAAAGCAGCCTGGTTGTATACCGTATGTCCTTCTCGGAGCGACAGCGGGACAGCCGGGTTGCTTTTTGAAAATTTAGGGAAAACTTTATAGCAAGACTGATGAGATTATTCGTAAAAACGGCTACTTTACAATATCTGTAAGACTTAGCCGTTTCTTCTTATATGCATACAGAACAGGCTACATACCATTGGGACAAGCCTTTCCGATTCATTAGATCGATATGTGAACCTGCTATATTTGACTGCGGGTCTACTACTATTCAAGGAGGTATTTATGGAAAAACGTGTAGAAATGCAGCTAGGCGGAAGACGCCTTGTGCTGGAAACGGGCCGTCTAGCTAAACAAGCAAACGCAGCCGTTATGGTGCGTTATGGGGACACTTCGGTATTATGTACCGTTACGGCTTCGAAAGAGCCTAAGGATCTGGATTTTTTCCCGCTTACAGTTAACTATGAGGAAAGATTATATGCGGTAGGTAAAATTCCTGGCGGATTTATTAAACGGGAAGGTAGACCGAGTGAGAAAGCGATTCTGTCAAGCCGTTTGACAGACCGTCCAATCAGACCACTGTTCCCTGAAGGATTTCGTAACGATGTTCAAGTATTGAACATGGTAATGAGTGTGGATCAGGACTGCGCACCAGATATTGCTGCTATGATCGGTACTTCAGCTGCACTTAGTATTTCCGATGTTCCTTTTGATGGACCAATCGGCGGCGTTGCTGTAGGTCGGATTAATGGAGAGTTTGTGATTAATCCGGATATGTCTCAGCAAGCAATCAGTGATGTTTATGTAGTGGTTGCTGGAACGAAGGACGCAATCATGATGGTTGAAGCAGAAGCAAACGAAGTAACGGAAGATGTGATGCTCGAAGCGATTATGTTCGGTCATGATGAAATCCGCAAGATCGTTGCAACCATTGAAGAACTGGTCAAAGTGGCTGGTAAAGAAAAAATGGCTGTGAAGCTGCATGCAGTGAATGCTGACGTGAATACTGAGGTTCGTGCATTTG
This window of the Paenibacillus sp. FSL R10-2734 genome carries:
- a CDS encoding bifunctional riboflavin kinase/FAD synthetase, with amino-acid sequence MRTVTLTYPMSPETAAKWAQPQVAALGQFDGLHRGHASVITSAVALARKQGVPAAVLTFHPHPKDVMGKGDYEGYLTPPLEKQEILASMGVDILYVIEFNEQLSRVSPQNFVSVMLLPLHIVTAVVGFDFRFGYQGEGDVEMLRKLGEGVMNVEVAPPFLLEGEKVSSSGIRKSLQNGDLGLANSWFGRSYHLRGTVGHGEKRGRTIGFPTANLKLSDHFVIPTKGVYAVRVFYKDKVLYGVMNVGVKPTFHEGVLTPSFEVHLFDFDGDLYDQELKVELESYIRPERKFESIGALITQIGEDAETAKKILGYNL
- the rpsO gene encoding 30S ribosomal protein S15 gives rise to the protein MALTQERKHQLIDEHKTHESDTGSPEVQVAILTENIVNLTDHLRTHKKDHHSRRGLLKMVGQRRKLLAYLKNKDIRRYSALIERLGLRR